From one Chrysiogenia bacterium genomic stretch:
- a CDS encoding type II toxin-antitoxin system HicB family antitoxin produces the protein MRSVKIIVEKHPDGYVAYPLGLKGVVVGQGETREAAVADVKSAIAFHIETFGAEAFEGDDEVLEAYVEEAAIAS, from the coding sequence ATGCGAAGCGTCAAGATCATTGTAGAGAAGCACCCGGACGGCTACGTGGCCTATCCCTTGGGACTCAAGGGGGTCGTCGTCGGCCAGGGGGAGACCCGCGAGGCAGCCGTGGCTGATGTGAAGTCCGCGATTGCGTTTCATATTGAAACCTTCGGGGCCGAGGCGTTTGAGGGTGACGACGAAGTGCTTGAGGCCTACGTCGAAGAAGCGGCGATTGCGAGCTAG
- a CDS encoding type II toxin-antitoxin system HicA family toxin has translation MPRFPVDAPRARVLRALESLGFRVVREGNHIAMIRENSDGTRTPLTLPNHATLKGSTLRTICTQARISREDFLRAYSKA, from the coding sequence GTGCCGAGGTTCCCGGTCGATGCCCCCCGCGCCCGGGTTCTCCGCGCCCTCGAATCGCTGGGTTTCCGGGTCGTCCGTGAAGGCAACCACATCGCAATGATTCGCGAAAATTCAGATGGAACCCGCACACCGCTTACGTTGCCAAATCATGCCACATTGAAAGGCTCGACTCTCCGAACCATCTGCACACAGGCGCGCATTTCACGAGAAGATTTCTTGAGGGCCTACAGCAAGGCCTGA
- a CDS encoding response regulator, protein MSRQPIVLVVDDQGFHRNYVRDSLECLPVTIVEAEDGQSAIQAASDHKPELILMDRVMPGMDGATAARNLRKIPDLRATSIVAMSANISVDLLKDGTFNGHVPKPIDAAGLRILVCNKLGLAPALAQVAV, encoded by the coding sequence ATGTCCCGCCAGCCGATTGTCCTGGTCGTCGACGACCAGGGATTTCACCGCAATTACGTGCGCGATTCGCTCGAATGCCTGCCGGTCACCATTGTCGAGGCCGAGGACGGACAGAGCGCCATTCAGGCCGCCAGCGATCACAAGCCCGAGCTCATCCTGATGGACCGGGTCATGCCGGGAATGGACGGCGCCACCGCCGCCCGCAACCTGCGCAAGATCCCCGACCTTCGCGCGACGAGCATCGTGGCCATGAGCGCCAACATCTCCGTCGACCTTCTAAAGGACGGCACCTTCAACGGCCACGTCCCCAAACCCATCGACGCCGCGGGCCTGCGAATCCTGGTCTGCAACAAGCTGGGCCTCGCACCCGCGCTCGCGCAGGTGGCGGTCTGA